AATAGCAAGCTATTTAACCGACGAGCAACGCAGCCAGGCGGGATGGATCGGCGCATCAAAATGTGAAGTTATTTTTGAGCGAGCCCTTAGTGCATTTCATCCTTTGACAGGAAATTGCCCTTCGCCACGCGAAGCGCTGGCGTAACGCACCCCCCAGCCTCATAGCGAGGGGAAGTGATCAATGCGGCATAAGCAGCCACGCCCAGAAGACGCGGTATCGCTCAGGCGTTTTGTGGAGTAGTGGAGTAAAGGAGTGATGGAAAAACCAAACACAGCCCCCCCCTCCGGTCTCAGAGCCAAAGGTCAATACACCAGTACTCCATCACTCCAACAGTCCGTGGAATTCGTCAAGCCAGAGCTGTTTGACTGTGACCACGCCCAAAGGACGCGGGAGTCTATTCTGAATTAGACCAAGGTCTGCTACATGAGCGGACTGCCCGGCTCAGAAGGGCCGTCAAGGGTGACCAGTTTGCAGGCGCCTTTGTCTGCAGCCGTCAGGACCATACCCTGGGAGAGGACACCCATGAGCTTTACGGGCTTAAGATTGGCCACAATTACGATCTGTTTTCCTATCAAATCCTCCGGGTGGTAACTTTTTGCTATTCCTGCCACGACTGTCCGTTCTTCTCCGACATCGACTTTGAGTTTCAATAGGTTTCTTGACCTTGGCACAGGTTCGGCATGAAGCACTGTAGCAACCCGAAGATCTATTTGCTGGAAGGTTTGCACAGAAATCTCTGGTTTCGATGAATTCGGCGTCTCCTTTGCAGGGGCTATTTCCCCGCCCTTTGCTTCCGGTTTATCCAATTCGACCCTCGGAAAAAGAGTGACCGTTTTTGGAAGCTTTGTCCCAGGTTGCATATTCCCCCAAACGCTGAGGTCCTCTAATGTTTGACAGATGCCTGCGGATGTCATGCCCAGGTGTTTTTGCATGACCCGGGAAGCCCTTGGCATGACCGGATAGAGAAGCCCCGCAATGACACGAAGACCTTCCAGAACATTGTAAAGCACGAGCCCCAGCAGTTTGTGCTGTGACTTTTTCTTGGCAAGCTCCCACGGGGCAGTCACGTCTATGTACTTGTTAATCCGGTTTATGAACTCCCAAATGGCCATGAGAGCCTTGTGGAAGGCGAAGTCTTCCATTGCTTTCTTATAGCCCTGAATTGTCTTAAGGGCATCGGACTTCACATCCAGATCCAGACTGCTTTCCTGGGCTTCATCACCTCTTGGCACAACACCTTTGAAGTATTTGTGTACCATGGTTATACTGCGGCTAAAGAGATTCCCCAGGTCATTGGCCAAATCAGAATTGATGCGCTGAACGAAGGCCTTCTCGGTGAAACTGGAATCAAGACCAAAAACCATCTCTCGCAGGAGGAAATACCGAAAGGCGTCTGCACCATACACGTTTTTGAGCTCAAGTGGATCCACCACGTTGCCAAGGCTTTTGGACATCTTGCTCTCATCGACATTCCAGTAACCGTGAACATGAAGTCCGCGATACAGAGGAATGCCTGCGGCCTTTAGCATGATGGGCCAGTATATGCCGTGAGGTTTAAGGATATCCTTGGCGACAAGGTGGTGAACCGTAGGCCAAAACCTCTTGAAACGCTCACCATCAGGATATGTCAGGGCGGAGACATAGTTTAGAAGGGCATCGAACCAGACATAAGTCACATATTGATCATCAAAAGGAAGGGTAATACCCCATTGAAGCCTGCTCTTGGGTCGGGATATGCACAAATCATCAAGGGGTTCACGCAAAAAGGCGAGCGCTTCGTTTCTGTAACGTTCGGGGCTGATGAAATCCGGGTTCTTGTTAATGTGATCCACGAGCCAGTCCTGGTATCGGCTCATTCTAAAAAAATAGTTGGATTCCTTGATTACCTCAGGGATCGTCTTGTGGTCAGGACATCTGCCACCTACCAGTTCCCGTTCAGTATAAAACCGCTCACATCCAAAACAGTATGCCCCTTCGTATTCGCTGAAGTAAATATCGCCTGAATCATAGATCTTTTGCAGGACTTCCTTAACAATATTTACATGAGCAGACTCCGTAGTGCGTATGAAATAGTCATATTCTATGTCGAGCTCAGGCCACAAGGTTCTAAAAAGATCGCTGATCTGATCCACATAGGCGAGCGGGCTCATCCCCTCCTCTCTGGCTGCTCGAACCACTTTGTCGCCATGTTCGTCGGTTCCTGTCAAAAAGTAGGTTTCCTGGCCGCACATGCAATGGAATCGATTAACCAGATCAGCCACAATGGTCGTATAAGCATGACCCAGGTGAGGTCTGGCATTAACGTAATAGATGGGCGTTGTCACATAAAACGGCTGGGGCATATGGTTTTCCTCTCAACAATGAGTCGTGAAGTCCCTGTTTTTCCTATGGGGACACATCTGTCTTCTCGATAATCTCCTCCAAGCTTACATCCAATTCCTTCCCGTCCTCAAGCTGAACGGTAACCGACTCTTTCAGTATGTTCTGACGAACAACTCTTCCCTGGCCCGTCTTGGTCTGCACGACCTTTCCCCAACTTGGGAACTTCCCCTTAAGATCGCAATAGGTCCCATGTTCAAATGCCAAACAGCACATAAGTCGGCCGCACAGTCCGGAAATCTTGCTGGGATTCAGTGACAGCCCCTGTTCCTTCGCCATTCGAACAGACACCGGCTGGAAATTACTAATGAAGGTACAACAGCACAGTTCTTGGCCGCAACGTCCAATTCCCCCGCACATCTTTGCCCTATTACGGACCCCGATCTGGCGCATCTCAATACGCACCCTATATGCCTTAACGAGCATCTTGACCAGCTCTCGAAAATCGACGCGGCCGTCGGCTGTGTAAAAAAAAGTCAGTTTTGTCCCGTCAAACAGACTCTCAACCGATACAAGGTTCATTTGAAGTCCCAATTTCTTGATACACTCCAGACAATATGCATGGCCGGCTTTTTCCCGTTCTAAATTCCTCCTATGCTGTTCAAGATCCCCGTCATTTGCCAGCCGATAGACTTTTTTCAGCGGGGGTCTGTTCTGCCCCTTTTCAACAGTCTTGGAAACAGTCACAACCGTCCCGAGGGCCAGACCGCGCTCGGTTTCCAAGATCACGTGACTTCCAGGGGAAAGGACAAAGTGACCCACATCAAAATCATAGACCTTGCCTTGGGGTCTGAATCTTATACCGACAAATTTGCTCATTATTGCACTTTGTTACCATTTTCAATCGTAAGTTCTCAATCACCCTGGGGATGTAGGCTTTTTCTGAAAGCTGAACTCATACGCATCATCATTACCTCTAAGGCAAGACGGCGATTGGCATTCTTCACGATGGCCCTTTGTGCGGCGGATACAGCCATGATAATTTCCAAGATATCATGGACTGAAAGCTGTTCTGATTTGCGCTGTATCTCTTCCATACAGTCCCTGTTTAGAATCTTCTCAGGGTGGAACCTACATATCAGTATGTCTCTAAACCAAATATTAATCACATCCAGTGCGTCTTGCAATCTGTCTTTATCACGTGCCAGCGTATCGGCAAAGACAAAAAGCGCATGGGTCGACTCCGATGAAACCAACTCAACACGCTCAAGAAGGTCCTTCCGCCAGTCCATCCATTTCTCTGCATCCGCAGACAGGGCTCTCCCCAGGCTTCCTTTGGCCAATACGGCAACGGCCGTGGCTGCGTCTGCATCAAGCCCACTCCTGGTGCCAAGCGCCGCTGCGATGTCTGCAACTGCAACTGGTCTAAAAGGTATCTGCTGGCACCTGGAGACAATCGTTGGCAACAAGTCCATGGTCCGGGAGGCAGTGATGATTATGTATGTGTCATTGGGCGGTTCTTCCAAGATCTTCAGCATGGCGTTGGACGCTTCAAGGTTCATGGCATGCGCGTCATTGATTATGATTACACGCCGCCCCCCCTCAAGGGGGGCAAACCTTAAGACTTTGCGCAAAGACCGCACCTGGTCGATTTTGATAAACGTCCCGCTGGGCTTGACAATGATGACGTCCGGGTGATTGCCCGAAATCACCTTCTTGCAGGATCGACACACCCCGCATGCCGACGTTCCCACAGGCTTCAGGCAGTTCAAGACCATGGCCATGGCCATAGCAGTTGTTTGTCTACCAATGCCGTCAACACCCGTAAAGAGCAAGGCATGGGCCAGGCGATTGTTCTCAAGTATCCGGGTCAGGAGGCGGATGGCGCGCTCCTGGCCTATAATGGATTCAAAGGTCATCAGGTCTCTTTTTCTTCAAACCACCACGCATCTGAAGCGGTTTTCAATACCTGTTTTGCCAGGTTCTGGCCGACCTCGGTTCGGAGTCGAGCTACGACGTGAGGCAGCCAAGCCTCTGGTCCATTGCAGCCAGAATCGCAAAGGGTCTTTAGTTCCAAGATGAGGGCCAGTTGGTCAGCATCGTGGGCAAGCTGTGCTTCCACGGTCTCGCAGGCATTAAACTCCTCAAAAAGGCCGCCCATGGCAGGGCCAAAGGGGATATTCTTTGTAAGGTCTGCCATGGCTCTGTTTTCGTCAGCCACAACATATTTCTTTTGAACGTAGTTGAGGTCGCCAATCCGGGCTTCGCCAAGGTCGTGTAACAAGCACATTTGGAGCAACTTAAGTTGATCCACGTCAGGATGCATCTGGGCCAGAACATATCCAACAAACGCGGAAAGAAAGCTGTGCTCAGCCACTGATTCGCGACCAGAGCCCAGGAAGTGGAAACCGGATCGCGGGATCTCCTTTAAGATCCGCGCTTCAAAGAGCAGATTAGCTATTGCCTTCACAATATAACAAGTCTCCTAGTACCACATATTCCTACACTCTGCAGGCATTTTCATACGCCGGAGGGCCAAAGATCTTGGCCCAAGGCGCACGGCACAAGACAAGTCAAAACGCAATCGACTACCTTGTGCCTTGCGTCTTATGCCTTGCGCCTTAAATCTTGAAGCACGGAGATAGACTCTGAATAATTACATATCTATACAAAAGGCGCAACGAACGCAACCGGAAATCAACTTGACACCGGCAAAAACCTTATGTAACTTCCACCCTCAATTAAGCTTTTCCACTATTTTGGCCCGACGGTTGCATGTGTATATATTTTTGAGGTTTTGAAAAGCTCAGCTTCCACCTTTAATAAAACTTTGATTTACTGAATATTTACTATGCCCATCACGACGTACAGTGACATTATCCAGTTGGTCCTCCAATCCGGCCCAATGGTCCGTTTTGTTCTGTTGCTTCTAGTGTTCTTCTCCATTACCTCATGGGCCATTATATTCTACAAACACCGCTTCATAAAAAAGGCAAGAAAAGAATCAGCCTATTTTCTCGACCTGTTTTGGAACAGACGCAGCCTATCGGAGGCATTTGCAGCCTCAAAGAAACTCCGGCACAGCCCTCTGGCGCGGATATTTCGTGTTGCGTACGTTGAGCTCAGAAAGGTGAAAAGCCCGCAGCCGGCCTCAACAAATACTGAAAAAGGGGGGGAATTGAAGTCAAATCAAGACATGGCGGCTCTTGACAACATAAAGCGGGCGCTTCGGCGAGCCTTGAACGTGGAACTCACCGAATTGAACAAGGCCGTCCCTTTTCTGGCAACAACGGGAAATACAACTCCTTTTATTGGGCTTTTCGGCACAGTATGGGGGATCATGAATGCCTTTCGAGGCATCGGCCTCAAGGGCTCTGCCAGCTTGGCCGTTGTGGCGCCAGGTATCTCTGAGGCGCTGATCGCCACGGCTGCCGGACTGGCTGCTGCGATACCGGCGGTAGTCGCCTACAACTATTTTGCCAATAAGATTCGCGTCCTGGAATCGGAAATGCACAATTTTTCGGCCGATTTCTTGAACTTGATCGAACGAGAATTGATAATACGAAAGGGGAATTAGGGCTATGGCTATGGGAAACAGCAACAGCCCTTTCATGTCGGATATCAACGTAACACCCTTGGTGGATGTTATGTTGGTCCTCCTCATTATTTTCATGGTGACTGCCCCCATGATGATGCAAGGGGTAAATGTATCATTGCCCCAGACGACCCCCAAACCCCTGACGGCAGAAAAGGACCATCTGACCGTAACCGTGGACCGCAGCCAGCAAATCTACATCAATGACTACAAGGTGGCGCTGGAAGCCCTTCAAGAAAAAATAAAAAAGATCCTGGAGGGTCGTCCGGACCAGAAAGTTTACCTGCGGGCAGACAAAAGCGTTCCTTACGGCGTTGTGGTGCGCGTGATCTCTGAAGTAAAGAACGCTGGCGTGGAACGACTCGGAATGGTTACGGAACCCTTGAAAGAGACGGCCAAGAGGAGATGAGTTTTGCGAATGAGCCACTATCCGAATCCTCTCTCCATAGTTCTCCGGACCGCAGCTTTTGCCACCCAGGATCGTGAGCAAAGCGGGTTGAGCTCATGGTTACCCATCTTGAAGCTCTAGGCCAAGGCGCTTACACTGACCGAGCATGGACGGGCATGATAGCCCTTTCCGTTCTTTGCCACGTCCTGTTCTTCTCGGGGGTGATGTTTTTGCCAGAATTACGATATACTGCCCCCAGTATACCATCTGCCGTTGAGGTTGATCTTGTGAGTCTGCCTGCGGCCACACGACTTGTGAAACCGCCCCTGAGTCAATCGCAAGTGCCCCCGCAGGTTAAGACAAGACCGGTAAAGCCGTCTGAAAAGGTCTCATCGGTGGAACTTGCGAAAAAGCCCGAACCTGTTCAGCTCAGAAATACAGTGGAATTTGA
The genomic region above belongs to Deltaproteobacteria bacterium and contains:
- the tolR gene encoding protein TolR, producing MAMGNSNSPFMSDINVTPLVDVMLVLLIIFMVTAPMMMQGVNVSLPQTTPKPLTAEKDHLTVTVDRSQQIYINDYKVALEALQEKIKKILEGRPDQKVYLRADKSVPYGVVVRVISEVKNAGVERLGMVTEPLKETAKRR
- the holB gene encoding DNA polymerase III subunit delta' produces the protein MTFESIIGQERAIRLLTRILENNRLAHALLFTGVDGIGRQTTAMAMAMVLNCLKPVGTSACGVCRSCKKVISGNHPDVIIVKPSGTFIKIDQVRSLRKVLRFAPLEGGRRVIIINDAHAMNLEASNAMLKILEEPPNDTYIIITASRTMDLLPTIVSRCQQIPFRPVAVADIAAALGTRSGLDADAATAVAVLAKGSLGRALSADAEKWMDWRKDLLERVELVSSESTHALFVFADTLARDKDRLQDALDVINIWFRDILICRFHPEKILNRDCMEEIQRKSEQLSVHDILEIIMAVSAAQRAIVKNANRRLALEVMMMRMSSAFRKSLHPQGD
- a CDS encoding HD domain-containing protein — translated: MKAIANLLFEARILKEIPRSGFHFLGSGRESVAEHSFLSAFVGYVLAQMHPDVDQLKLLQMCLLHDLGEARIGDLNYVQKKYVVADENRAMADLTKNIPFGPAMGGLFEEFNACETVEAQLAHDADQLALILELKTLCDSGCNGPEAWLPHVVARLRTEVGQNLAKQVLKTASDAWWFEEKET
- a CDS encoding stage 0 sporulation family protein — its product is MSKFVGIRFRPQGKVYDFDVGHFVLSPGSHVILETERGLALGTVVTVSKTVEKGQNRPPLKKVYRLANDGDLEQHRRNLEREKAGHAYCLECIKKLGLQMNLVSVESLFDGTKLTFFYTADGRVDFRELVKMLVKAYRVRIEMRQIGVRNRAKMCGGIGRCGQELCCCTFISNFQPVSVRMAKEQGLSLNPSKISGLCGRLMCCLAFEHGTYCDLKGKFPSWGKVVQTKTGQGRVVRQNILKESVTVQLEDGKELDVSLEEIIEKTDVSP
- the metG gene encoding methionine--tRNA ligase, whose translation is MPQPFYVTTPIYYVNARPHLGHAYTTIVADLVNRFHCMCGQETYFLTGTDEHGDKVVRAAREEGMSPLAYVDQISDLFRTLWPELDIEYDYFIRTTESAHVNIVKEVLQKIYDSGDIYFSEYEGAYCFGCERFYTERELVGGRCPDHKTIPEVIKESNYFFRMSRYQDWLVDHINKNPDFISPERYRNEALAFLREPLDDLCISRPKSRLQWGITLPFDDQYVTYVWFDALLNYVSALTYPDGERFKRFWPTVHHLVAKDILKPHGIYWPIMLKAAGIPLYRGLHVHGYWNVDESKMSKSLGNVVDPLELKNVYGADAFRYFLLREMVFGLDSSFTEKAFVQRINSDLANDLGNLFSRSITMVHKYFKGVVPRGDEAQESSLDLDVKSDALKTIQGYKKAMEDFAFHKALMAIWEFINRINKYIDVTAPWELAKKKSQHKLLGLVLYNVLEGLRVIAGLLYPVMPRASRVMQKHLGMTSAGICQTLEDLSVWGNMQPGTKLPKTVTLFPRVELDKPEAKGGEIAPAKETPNSSKPEISVQTFQQIDLRVATVLHAEPVPRSRNLLKLKVDVGEERTVVAGIAKSYHPEDLIGKQIVIVANLKPVKLMGVLSQGMVLTAADKGACKLVTLDGPSEPGSPLM
- the tolQ gene encoding protein TolQ, whose product is MPITTYSDIIQLVLQSGPMVRFVLLLLVFFSITSWAIIFYKHRFIKKARKESAYFLDLFWNRRSLSEAFAASKKLRHSPLARIFRVAYVELRKVKSPQPASTNTEKGGELKSNQDMAALDNIKRALRRALNVELTELNKAVPFLATTGNTTPFIGLFGTVWGIMNAFRGIGLKGSASLAVVAPGISEALIATAAGLAAAIPAVVAYNYFANKIRVLESEMHNFSADFLNLIERELIIRKGN